The Prionailurus viverrinus isolate Anna chromosome X, UM_Priviv_1.0, whole genome shotgun sequence genome segment ACTTCCGGGGGCTGAGGCtagtgggtggggggagcctcGTTGGGGAGGGTACTTCCGGGGGCCGAGGCTAGTGGGTGGGGGGAACCTTGTTGGGGGGGGGTGAGTGCTTCTGGTGGCCGAGGCTACTGGATGCGGGGAGCCTCCGCATCCGCTCCGGTGCTGGGTTCGAACCTAGCCACACCTTTGGCGGCCTGGACCTCTGCGCCCCGGGCCCGGCTCACACACACGTCTGTGTGGTCCCTGGAGCCCCTTGCGGTCTTTTCGACGGTTTTGACATCTCGCGCTCCAAACCTGATAGAAGAGCTCTACGACCCCGGAAGCGCTTCTACGCCCACGCCCGGAAGTAGCGAAAAAGAAAGTGCGCAGTAATCTCGGAAGCGCGCCACGCGGCCCTGACGCCACGCCGGGGCTTTGCGAAACCTGCGGTTGTCGCCATTTGCCACGGCGCCTTGGAATCCAAAGCCATCGCGGAACTTGGTCCTCCCTGGACACGGCAAACTGTGACGGGTTGCTGAAAGAATCGGGCAAGGCCCCAAAGAGGCCAGAGCGGCACTCAGgtagggcccccccccccccggtaaatgcaggggcccctgggagcCCGCTGATGTGTCCCGTCTGGCCGGCCACCTCGTAACGACGCCTCACGTTCTGGAGAGGCCAGCGCCCCGCAAGCGCCTGAGAACACAGAAAAAGGACTTACAGCGCCTTTGAGTTGGGGTTTCTTCCGGAGCGCGTCCTGCCAGGGAAATTCCTCCCCACCGTGCCGCCATCGCAGGTGTGGGTGCAGCCTTTAAAGACTGATCGCAGGGAGCGTTCGGGGCTCCTTTGGTTGGCGGAACCCCCTTAGCCCCAACCCATCGGCACGCTGTGAAACCCCTTCTGGGAGAAATGGCTTCTCTAGAGGATGCCCGCCGCCTTGGGGGTAAGATCCCTATCCAGAGCTCCTCAGACTCTGAACCTGCAGCCAGAGCTGAGGGACAACACAGGGAGGCCGCGGACTCAAACAAGGTCGAGGGAAAGAGTGCTACGTTGCACGACCCGACCTCCTCTTCCAATTACATGAAGGCTCTCCAGGGCATCCTGGGAAAATTCATACCGAAAGGACAGCCCTCCCGCGGTGCAAAACCGAGCACGAGCGAGCATCCCGAAACCGGGGGAGAAACCGCCAGGGTTGTCACCTTCTCTGCTCCTCGGGAAATGCAAGCGTTGGCCCCAGTGgttagagagaaggagaagatgcTGATAGAGGTCAGCAGTTCGGGTGACAGGAAAGTGATCATCAGTCCTCCGGAGAAACCCAGCAAGCAGCCCCCAGACAACCAGATGGTGGTCGTTTTCGAAAAGGCCTCCCCAGGCCTCCAGTATCTGGACAGACGTAACTCTTATCCGGAATTCCAGCAGTACAAAGAAAGGGATACGGTGGCCGAGCGCCCCTCTCCGGCCAGTCTCTTGTCTATGGATGAGCTGGCTGCAATGGGACTCTCTCAGAGGCCAGTCTCCCTGGGTGTCGCCAGAGCCCCGCAGCCTTCATCCTTCGCCGATAACCCGGTCACGTGCCAGTCTCCGGTGTACATGGGTCCTCCTCCCGACTATGCCGGCTACCGCGGCAACATCCTCCGAGCTTCCCACTACGCCCCCATGGGCAACAGCAGCAACGTCCCCCAGGGCGTGAAGAACTGGGGAGGCTTCGGCGGTTACGCCCCCGCGTCAGAAGTGTGCTCGCCGAACTGGCCCCGAGACTGGAAGCCGTCAGGAGAAGATCCGGCCCTGAATTTCCACTTGGTTCGCTTCCCCAGAAGCTCAGCGGCGAGCCAGGAGAGGATGACCGTCCAGGCGGGGATACCATCACATTCTTGTGCGGGCTGTGCAGCTGGTTCCCCGCCAGAGAGCCACTGGAAGGGAAGCCTGGGTTTCGTCGACACCCACTGTCACTTGGACTTGCTCTTCTCCAAGATGTCTTTCCAAGGGTCCTTTAAGAAGTTCACGGAAACGTATAGCCAGTCCTTCCCGAAGGAGTTTCAGGGCTGCATCTCTGATTTCTGTGATCCTCGCACACTGAAGGATGGCATGTGGGAAGATCTTCTGAGGGAGGATCTGGTCTGGGGGGCCTTTGGCTGTCACCCCCATTTCGCACGTTACTACAACGAGACTCAGGAGAGAAACATCCTGCAGGCCTTACGACACCCCAGGGCCGTGGCGTTTGGGGAAGTGGGTCTGGATTACTCGTACAAGTGCACCACCCCTGTCCAGCAGCAGCAGAAGGTATTTGAGAGGCAGCTGCAGCTGGCCGTGTCCCTGAACAAGCCCTTGGTGATCCACTGCCGGGAGGCTGACCAAGACCTGCTGGCCATCATGAAACGATACGTGCCTCCTGACTACAAGATCCATAGGCACTGCTTCACTGGCAGTTACCTGCTCGTCGAGCCCCTCTTGAAGTACTTCCCTAACATGTCTGTGGGTTTCACAGCCGTCCTGACTTACTCTTCGGCCTGGGAGACCCGGGATGCCCTGACGCATATCCCACTGGACAGAATCGTCGTGGAAACGGATGCTCCCTATTTCCTGCCTCGGGGGGTTCCCAAAAGCCTTTGCCAGTATGCCCACCCGGGCCTGGCCCTGTACACGGTTCGAGAG includes the following:
- the LOC125157887 gene encoding putative deoxyribonuclease TATDN2, whose protein sequence is MASLEDARRLGGKIPIQSSSDSEPAARAEGQHREAADSNKVEGKSATLHDPTSSSNYMKALQGILGKFIPKGQPSRGAKPSTSEHPETGGETARVVTFSAPREMQALAPVVREKEKMLIEVSSSGDRKVIISPPEKPSKQPPDNQMVVVFEKASPGLQYLDRRNSYPEFQQYKERDTVAERPSPASLLSMDELAAMGLSQRPVSLGVARAPQPSSFADNPVTCQSPVYMGPPPDYAGYRGNILRASHYAPMGNSSNVPQGVKNWGGFGGYAPASEVCSPNWPRDWKPSGEDPALNFHLVRFPRSSAASQERMTVQAGIPSHSCAGCAAGSPPESHWKGSLGFVDTHCHLDLLFSKMSFQGSFKKFTETYSQSFPKEFQGCISDFCDPRTLKDGMWEDLLREDLVWGAFGCHPHFARYYNETQERNILQALRHPRAVAFGEVGLDYSYKCTTPVQQQQKVFERQLQLAVSLNKPLVIHCREADQDLLAIMKRYVPPDYKIHRHCFTGSYLLVEPLLKYFPNMSVGFTAVLTYSSAWETRDALTHIPLDRIVVETDAPYFLPRGVPKSLCQYAHPGLALYTVREIARIKGQPLTQILATLRENTNYIYNI